A region from the Clostridium beijerinckii genome encodes:
- a CDS encoding YigZ family protein gives MSYITIRDFGEDRFEEKKSEFIGYAKRVENEEEAKAFVNQIKNMHKQARHNCFAYIIGSNMNIQRYSDDGEPQGTAGIPILEVMKKSRITDCAVVVTRYFGGILLGTGGLTRAYIKGASIAIKAAGIVEKVEGLKLSFEIEYDLFGKIQHICGQNSWHIEDTEYSDKVTVYILSEKTISNDIENEIVEATNGKVIVRKSKEEIYFKEGNRLYLKI, from the coding sequence ATGTCCTATATTACAATAAGAGATTTCGGTGAAGATAGATTTGAAGAAAAGAAATCAGAGTTTATTGGATATGCAAAAAGAGTTGAAAATGAAGAAGAAGCTAAAGCTTTTGTAAATCAAATAAAAAATATGCATAAACAAGCTAGGCATAATTGCTTTGCTTATATTATTGGAAGTAATATGAATATTCAAAGATATTCTGATGATGGAGAACCACAAGGAACAGCAGGAATACCTATTCTTGAAGTAATGAAGAAAAGTAGAATAACAGATTGTGCAGTTGTGGTTACTAGATATTTTGGCGGAATACTTTTAGGTACTGGAGGATTAACAAGAGCATATATAAAAGGGGCGAGCATTGCCATAAAAGCTGCAGGTATTGTAGAAAAGGTTGAGGGACTAAAATTAAGTTTTGAAATAGAATATGATTTATTTGGAAAGATTCAACATATATGCGGACAAAATTCTTGGCACATAGAGGATACAGAATATAGCGATAAAGTAACTGTATATATATTATCAGAAAAGACAATTTCAAATGATATAGAAAATGAAATTGTAGAAGCTACAAATGGGAAAGTAATAGTTCGAAAAAGTAAAGAAGAAATTTATTTTAAAGAAGGAAATAGACTTTATTTGAAAATATAG